Proteins encoded together in one Lathyrus oleraceus cultivar Zhongwan6 chromosome 5, CAAS_Psat_ZW6_1.0, whole genome shotgun sequence window:
- the LOC127081101 gene encoding uncharacterized protein LOC127081101, whose product MFNEPISPPSSTPSSPPYYTISFDSEPSDPQSPTLAQLQTRALSTHNQPEPETNIPLPPEQPLTPQSEPHNETPSENPITHNCEPPIETTPSPPAPTSPIPEPEPTFPTLEEEITLFAESSVEKISSLSENSGISDDPSADAAEAAPVAAEAEAKAKANAEQVAHIAAKEAAKAKNDALTQGEQSHSNFTPLVLKTLEELQKEQQIVRAILDQQDSVNNNIQNLLTHLLTRMPPPPNP is encoded by the exons ATGTTTAACGAACCCATTTCACCACCTTCCTCAACACCCTCATCCCCACCTTACTACACCATCTCCTTTGACTCTGAGCCATCTGACCCTCAATCTCCCACTCTAGCTCAGCTTCAGACTCGTGCCCTTTCCACCCACAACCAACCTGAACCAGAAACAAACATTCCATTACCCCCTGAACAACCACTAACACCTCAATCTGAACCTCACAATGAAACTCCCTCTGAAAACCCCATCACCCATAACTGTGAACCTCCCATTGAAACCACCCCTTCACCACCAGCACCTACATCTCCTATCCCTGAACCAGAACCTACCTTTCCCACCCTGGAAGAAGAAATAACCTTATTTGCTGAGTCTTCAGTGGAGAAGATCAGTTCATTATCTGAAAACTctggtatcagtgatgatccctctgca GATGCTGCTGAAGCTGCTCCTgttgctgctgaagctgaagcaaaagcaAAAGCTAATGCTGAACAAGTAGCACACATAGCTGCAAAAGAAGCTGCTAAGGCAAAAAatgatgctctgactcagggggagcaatCTCATTCGAATTTCACTCCTCTTGTCTTGAAGACTCTGGAAGAGCTACAAAAGGAGCAGCAGATAGTGAGAGCAATATTGGACCAACAGGACTCCGTCAACAACAACATTCAGAACCTGCTGACCCATTTGCTCAcgaggatgcctcctcctccgaacccttag